CCATTTAGAAAACCATAAATATAGTTTTACGCCAAAACCAAATGAAGGTGCTAAATACCCAAAACACGAAAACAAAGAATGTTTCGGTTACGATTTATCTTCAGAAAAAAAATTAGATCAACTGAGTTTAAAATGGTTAATTGAGTTTTACAATGCTCATAAAGAGCATTCAAAAGAAAAAGTGTTTTTTACTTCTTTCTTTACAAAATTAGCTGGAACTAAACTATTACAAGAACAAATAGAAAATGGCTTATCTGAAGAAGAAATCAGAACAACCTGGCAAAAAGATTTGGAAGAATTTAAAAAAGTAAGAGCTAAATATTTACTTTACGAGTAATAGAAAAACCTTGAGCTTTCATCCATTCATCTGAATAAATTTTATCCATATAACGAATTCCGTGATCTGGAAGGATGACAACTACAAAACTATCCGATTTAAACATTCCTTTTTCGGCATATTGCTGTGTTGCTTGAATTACCGCTCCTGAAGTATAACCACATAATAAACCTTCGGAACGAACTAATTCTCTGGCAGCTAAAGCAGCATCTTCATCGGTTACTTTTTCGTAAATATCAATAATATCAAAATCTGTTGAAGTAGGAATTAAATTCTTACCTAAGCCTTCTATTTTGTATGGTGAAATTTCGTTTGGATCAAACTCTTTTGTTTCGTGAAATTTTTTAATTGCAGAACCAACAGCATCTACTCCTAAAATTTTTATATCAGGATTTTGTTCCTTCAAAAACCTTCCTGTTCCAGAAATAGTTCCTCCAGTTCCACTAGCAGCAACCAAGTGAGTAATTTTACCTTCTGTTTGTTTCCAAATTTCTGGTCCAGTAGTCGCATAATGAGCTTCTATATTTAACTCATTAAAATATTGATTGATGTAAATTGAGTTTGGAGTCTCTTTATGAATTCGTTTTGCTGTTTCATAATAAGATCTTGGATCATCTGCTGCCACATTAGCCGGACAAACATGAACCTCTGCTCCCATTGTTTTTAAAACATCAATCTTATTTTTTGAAGATTTATCGCTTACAGCCAAAATACAACGATAGCCTTTTACTAAACTAATCATAGCCAAGCTAAATCCTGTATTTCCTGAAGTAGTTTCTACAATAGTATCGCCAGGAGTTAAAATACCTTTCTTTTCAGCATTTTCGATAATATGAAGTGCAATTCTATCTTTTGCTGATTGTCCTGGGTTAAAAGATTCTAATTTCGCAAAAAACTCTCCCTGTAAATCTTTAGTAATACTATGTAATTTAACTATTGGGGTTTCTCCTACTAAATCTAAAACCGAATTTACTATTGCTTTATTCCTATCCATTCTATATATAAAGAAACGTTATTGCAAAATTGAGTCATCTAGTTGTAATTGAGATGTTTGTTTTACAATAACGTTTACACTTACTCAATCGAGCGCAAAAATATAATTATTTTTCTAACTTGTCTTCTAATGCTAATAAGAAAGTGTATTCTCTAGCTGTTTCTTTCAATGAATCGAACCTACCAGAAGCACCCCCATGACCTGCTTCCATGTTTGTATGTAAAAACAGTAAGTTATGATCTGTTTTCACTTCTCTTAGTTTAGCTACCCATTTCGCTGGTTCCCAATACTGTACCTGACTATCGTGTAATCCTGTAGTCACTAACATATTTGGATATGATTTCGATTCTACTTGATCGTAAGGTGAATATGATTTAATGTAATCATAATATTGCTTGTCATTTGGATTTCCCCATTCGTCATATTCTCCTGTCGTTAATGGAATACTATCATCTAACATTGTAGAAATTACATCAACAAAAGGTACAGCAGCTATAATTCCATTATATAATTCAGGATTTGTATTCACTACAGCTCCCATTAATAAACCTCCTGCAGAACCTCCCATAGCATACAAATGCTTTGAAGAAGTATAACCGTTATCAATTAAATATTTAGAACAATCGACAAAATCGTTAAATGTATTCTTCTTATTCAACATTTTTCCATCTTCATACCATTCTCTTCCTAAATATTGACTTCCTCTAATATGTGCTAAAGCGAAAATAAAACCACGATCTAACAGACTTAAACGTGTCGTTGAAAATCCATCAGAAACCGTATATCCGTAAGAACCATATGCATATTGTAATACCGGAGTGTTCTCGTCTATCTTAGTATCTTTTCTGTAAACAATAGAAAGTGCAACTTTTTTACCATCTCTGGCTGTCACCCATAAACGCTTACTTGTATAATTATTCTTATCAAACTTTCCACCTAAAACTTCTTGTTCTTTTTTGATTTCTTTAGATTGATCTTTCATATTGAAATCAATCACAGAACTTGGAGTGGTCATTGAGTTATACGAATAACGAATTACATCTGTATCAAATTCAGGATTTGAATATACACCTGCTGAATACGTTTCTTCATCAAAAGGCAAATAGTAATCCTCTGCTCCATCCCAACGTTTTATTCTAATTTTAAATAATCCATTATTTCTTTCTTCTAAAACTAAATAGTCTTTAAAAATTGAAAAATCTTCTAAAAACGTATCTTCTCTATGCGGAATAACATCTACCCAATTTTCTTTAGTAGTATTATTTTCTGGAGTTTTCATAACCTTAAAGTTAGTTGCTCCATCAATATTTGTCTTGATATAGAAATGATCTTCATAATGAGCAATATCATATTCTAAATCACGCTCACGTGGCTGAATTAAACGAAACTCACCATTTGGATTATCAGCTTCTAAAACTTGGTATTCGCTAGAAACTGTACTGTAAGAACCTATAACTAAATATTTTCTCGACTTTGTTTTAGTTACAAAAGTTCCGAACGTTTCATCTTTTTCTTCAAAAACCAAAACATCTTCAGAAGTATCTGTTCCTAAAACATGTTTATAAATTTTAGAACTTCGTAATGTTACAGGATCTTTCTTTGTGTAGAATAATGTTTTATTATCATTAGCCCAAACACTTCCTCCTGTTGTATTTTCTATTTTATCACTATAAACTTCACCTGTTTTAAGGTTCTTAATTTTGATAAAATACTGTCGTCTACTTACTGTATCCGTTGCATAAGCAACTAAAGTATTATCTGGAGACACATTTAACCCGCCTAGTTGAATATAATCATGTCCTTCTGCCTCTTTATTAACATCGAACATTATCTCTTCTTCAGCTTCTAAATTACCTTTCTTTCGAGAGTAAATAGGATATTGTTGTCCCTTTTCATATCTAGTAATGTAGAAATATCCATTCTTTTTATAAGGAACCGACTCATCGTCTTCCTTAATTCTTCCTTTCATCTCTTCAAATAAAGATTCCTGAAAGTTATTTGTATGGCCCATTACCTTATCAAAATAGGTGTTTTCAGCTTCTAAATAATCGTAAACTTTTTGAGTTTGTTCGTCTTTTTTTTCTGCGTTCTTTTGTTCATCTGTTAAACGCATCCAGAAATAGTTATCAATTCTTACATCACCATGTTTCTCTAACTTTTCTGGATTTTTATCAGCTACAGGTGGTTTTATATTATTCTCCATCTTTCCTTTTTTGCAGAATGCAAAAGTAACACTTAAAGCAATACTTAAAACAAGTTTTTTTCTCATTTCGCTAATTTTTAGTTTAGTATTGTAGTAATTTTGTAGTTGAATTTTATTAAAATACAATAAGATATGTTCGGAGATTTATCTGGAATGATGGATAAGCTTAAACAAGCACAACAAAAAGTTGAGGAAACTAAACAACGTTTAAACACTGTATTAATTGATGAAAGCGGTGCTGACGGTAAAATTAAAGTTACTATTACTGCTAACAGAGAAATTAGAGCAATTAGTGTTGATGATACTTTGTTACAAGATGCTGAAGAATTAGAAGATTATTTAGTGTTAACTTTAAACAAAGCTTTAAAAAGAGCAGGAGAAATAAATGAGCAAGAAATGGCTGTAGCTGCTAAAAGCGGAATGCCAAATATTCCAGGTATGGATATGTTCAAATAACCGTTTAGATGAATTTAAATCAAATTACTGTTCCTTCTTTAGATTTAACAAAATCAATTCCTTTTTATGAGCAATTAGGTTTAAAGCTAATTGTTGAAGCACTTCCACATTATGCTCGATTTGAATGCCCAGATGGAAATGCTACTTTTTCAATTCATTTGGTTGAAGAATTGCCTGTTGGAGATGGAATTTATGTCTATTTTGAATGCAAAGATTTAGATACTCAAGTTAAAATTCTTAAAGAAAAAGGAATCGTATTTGATCAAGATCCTGTAGACCAAACTTGGCTTTGGCGTGAAGCTAGGTTAAGAGATTTAGATGGGAATAAAATCATTTTATTTTTCGGTGGAGACAATAGATTAAATCCGCCTTGGAGAATTAAATAAGTATGCAAGACATAAAAGACAATAAAAAGGCAGAAGATTACATGTTGCCTTGTTTAAACAAGAAGATGTTTGGAATTGATTGCCCAGGCTGTGGTTTTCAAAGATCTACTGTTTTAGTTGCTAAAGGTGAATTTAAAAAAGCCTTTAATTTATTTCCGGCGATTTACACTTCTGTTTTCTTTATTTTAGCCATCGGTTTACATTTTTTTCTTAAAAAGAAAATCACAGCAAAAATACTGCTTGTTATTGCCATAATTAATGTTTTAACCTTAATTATAGCTTACCTGATAAAAATGAATAAATTATTTTTAAATTAAATATACTTTAAAACATGTTCGAATTTGAAGAAAGAAAACTACCAAATGCCACTACTGTATTAGTTCTTGGTATTCTATCTATATTAGCTTGTTGTTGCTATGGTGTTCCAGGAATTTTATTAGGAGTTGTAGCCTTAATTTTACACAAAAAAGATAAAGATTTGTATTTATCTAATCCTAATGTTTACACAAACTACTCTAATTTAAATACAGGATTTATATTATCAATTGTAGGAATTATACTAAGTGTTATTTTTATAATGATGATTTTTTGGGCAATTTCTATGATTGGTTGGGATGCATTACAAGACCCTGAATTATTAAGAGAACGAATGGAGGAATTAGAGCAAATGCAATAAAAATAGCTTTTAAAATACTCAAAGTTTAAAAGGAATTACGATTTCACTTTTAACAACATGAAAAGCAGACTTTTATAAAAGTCTGCTTTTCGTTAATAAAAAACCTTTAAAAAGTAACTTCTTATTTTATTATTATTCTATTTTCGCCAGCTTTAGTTTAAGTTACGGGGAATAAATAATGAACGAAAAAAACTGGTTACACTACTACAAAAACAGCTTAACAGATAGTGAGAATTTAGCAGTAGATATTGCTAAAATTAAAAATTTATACCATCAAAATAATTCTGATCTCAGCAATGGCTTTATCAACAATAAACAAGCCGAAGCATTAATAGACGCAGAAGAAAGAAGAATTAATAGATTGCGTGGTATCTTAAAAAAAGACAGTAGCAACTGGCACGAAATTGATAAAACTAAAATTTTAATTGCTCCTTTTCATTTAGAATATCAAACGGATAACCCGAAATTCAAACAAAAATTAATTCATCCTTTTTGGATTTATGCTACAGTAAATCGACTAGGACAATTATCTGCTCCTAAAGATATTTTCCCACTAATTGTTCGTAATTACATGACACCAATGGCAGATGTAAAAAACGATTTCATTTTCACTTCTATCGACACAGTTTTAGATGCTAAAGAAATTGAACCTCCAATGCCAGAATATGAAGACGAAGTGGTTCCTTGGAATGAATACTGGGACTATATTAATGAGGTTTTTAATGCTATTACTTACAAAAACTTATACCAATATAGAGCTGAAAAATATACTACACAGTTTAAGTTAACTTACTTTTCTGTAAGTTCTAAAATATCTACAGCAAAAAGTATATTATTTTTATACGAGAACTTATTAAATTATGATGAAGAGTTACCATTACTCTCTAAAATAATTACTCCTGAACAAGTTGTAAAAAGAGATGCCATTACAGATCATGATTTTTTAAACTTCAATCACCTACATTTAGGTCAAATGTCAGATAGTTTTCCTCTATCTGTAAGCCAACGTAAAACTTTATTATCCTATTTATCTGCTGAAGAAAGTTCTGTTACCGCAGTTAATGGACCTCCAGGAACTGGAAAAACAACTTTATTACAAAGTTTGGTAGCTACAGAAGTAGTTAGAAGTGCTATTATTGGCGAAGAACCTCCAATTGTTTTAGCATGTTCAAATAACAATCAAGCTGTAACAAATATTATAGATAGTTTTATTAACTCTGAAAGTAGCTTAACAGAATTATCAAAAAGATGGATTCCAAACTTTAAAGGTTATGCCACTTATTTACCTTCAAATGGAAAGAATGAAAAGTATTTAGGAGATATTAATTTCTTAAAAGGTAATTTATTCGGACATGAGGGAACTTTATGTAATCTTGAAAATGAAGAATATTTAGAAGATGCAGAATATAATTTCTTAACCGAATACTGTAATTATTTTAATGTACAGAGCAATTCTATAGAAGATGCCATTGATCATATTCAAGATGAAATTTTAATTATTGAAGAACAATTGATTGACAGTGTCGATTTTCCTAGAAATCATATAAAGTCAATTAATTTCATTAATAAAACACTACTAAACGAAGAAGATCATGTTACTCGAGAAAACTTCAATATAGGTAAACTTACCGCTTGGAGAACGACTTTAAGTTCTTTAAAGGCTAGCTATAAAAAAACTGATTTTCTTCCTTTAGTAAAAGAATACTTTAAAGTTAATAGTGAAGAACTTAAAGAACCTAAAGAGTGGGTTTTTAAAATAGGTGAAAGCACAATTAACGATAAAGAAAAAACGAATACATATCTAAAAGAGCTTATCAATCATTTGAACATCGCGCTTCAAACCAATTTAAAATTGAAAAGTTGGAGAAAGCAAATGAATATTGAAAGCTTCCCTATTTTGAAGGAAGAAGAGTTATGGGCTTCTGAATTTGAAAAATTAAATTCGAAAAATACTACTCCTCGTTTTTACTATGATGAACTAGACGTTTCTTTACGCCACAAAGCTTTTTTATTAGCAACACATTACTGGGAAGGGAGATGGTTATTAGCAACAAGAGAAGCTTTAGAAGAAGATACTGAAAGAGGAACAGGAGAACAAGCCATTATGTTAAAATGGAAACGTAGAGCCATGTTAACACCTTGTTTTGTGGCAACGTTTTACATGGCACCAAGTCACTTTTTATATAGCCAATATCAAGGAGAAAATGAAAATGGAAAACCTATTTTTGAATATTTTCCGCTGTATAATTTTATCGATTTATTAATTATTGATGAGGCCGGGCAAGTTACTCCGGAAGTAAGTATTCCTGTTTTTGCGATAGCTAAAAAAGCTTTTGTTGTTGGTGATTTAAAACAAATTGAACCTATTTGGTCTATTCCTTCTAGAATTGATAAAGGAAATTTATCTAGCTTAAATATCATTCAGCAAGAACAAGACATGTATTCTTTAGAAAATTCAGGTTTTTTAGCTTCCAATGGATGCATTATGAAAATGGCTCAAAACTCTTGTGAGTATGAAACACCAATTAATAATACCAAAGAACAAGGTTTAATTCTTTTAGAACATAGAAGGTGTAACGATGAAATTATTGATTTCTGTAACGAATTAGCTTATGGTGGTATTTTAAAACCCATGAAAGGTAAAGCTAGAGAAGGACAAGCTTTTCCTTCGATGATGGCATATCACATTAACGGCGTAAGTGAACGTAAATACAATAGCCGACAAAATATACAGGAAGTAAAAGCTATTATTACTTGGTTACAACAAAATAAAGAAAAAATACAAGATGCTTACAATGTAGATCATATTGAAGAAGTTTTAGGAATTATCACTCCATTTGCAAGTCAAAAAGGAGAATTATCTAAAGCTTTAATTGAAGCTGGTTTTAAAGTTAGCAATATTAAACTAGGAACAGTGCACGCATTACAAGGTGCAGAAAGAAGTATTATTTTATTTAGTTCTGTATACACTAATGAAGATGAAGGTACTATGTTCTTTGAAAAAGATAATAAGCCGAATATGCTAAATGTTTCTGTTTCTAGAGCAAAAGATAGTTTTATTTTATTTGGAGATACTAGAATTTTTGACGAAACAAAAAACACTCCTTCAGGAGTTTTGAAGAAACATTTGAATATTTATGAAATGGCAACTTAATTGAATTGTAAATTAGCTGTTATCAACCAATAAGTTTAGTTATAAAAATAAAAGATCTGGAAAATATTTTCCGGATCTTTTATTTTTATATTGATGTTATCCTCTTTATTTATTACAAAAAATACTACTATCTTTTTTTGAAAAGCTTTTTAAAATTAAATAATAACTTCCGTCTAATTTTAACTTTAAATAATAAGTAGCATAAGGTTTCTTTTTCAAGAAAATTGTATCATTATTATAAGTCCAACCGTATCTTTTTTCAAAAGTAATTACATCTTTTAAATGCATACCTCCACAATACTTCCAATTTTTTTCATCTTCCATTATTTGTTTATTATTCTTACAATTAAGAATTAAAAACAACAGGAATATAAAAGTTATAGACTTATAGATTAACTTAGTTGTCAAACTCTAAAATTGTTTTCTTAATAATAGAAATACAATCTCTAAGTTCTTCTTCATTCATTACTAATGGTGGTGCAAAACGAATAATATTTCCGTGAGTTGGCTTTGCTAACAATCCGTTATCTCGTAATCTCATACATATATTCCAAGCCGTTTCACTCTCTTCAGAATCGTTAATTACAATCGCATTTAACAATCCTTTTCCTCTAACTAAAGTAACTAATTCAGTCTCTTCAACTAATTTACCTATCTCTTCTCTAAAGATTTTCCCTAATCGATCTGCGTTTTCAGCTAGTTTCTCTTCTTTTACTACATCTAAAGCAGCAATAGCAACTGCTGCTGCAATAGGATTTCCTCCAAAAGTAGAACCATGGTTTCCAGGACGAATTACATTCATAATTTCGTCATTTGCTAATACAGCAGATACAGGATAAGCTCCTCCACTTAATGCTTTTCCTAAGATTAAAATATCTGGTTTTACATCTGGAGTTCCAGAACAATTTTTATCTTCACAAGAACAATTTCCACAAGTAGCTAATAAACGACCAGTTCTAGCAATTCCTGTTTGTACTTCATCTGCAATAAATAACACATTATACTTTTCACATAATGCTTTTGCTGCTGCTAAATATCCTTCAGAAGGAACATAAACTCCAGCTTCACCTTGAATTGGTTCAGCCATAAACCCAGCTACATTTTTATTATTTGCTAATGCTTCTTCTAAAGCTTGTAAATTATCGTATTCAATTTTGATGAAACCATTTGTAAAAGGACCAAAGTTTTTACGAGCAACAGGATCGTTTGAAAATGAAATTATTGTTGTAGTTCTTCCATGGAAGTTGTTTTTACATACAATAATTTCAGCTTCATTTTCATCAATTCCTTTCACTTCATAAGCCCATTTTCTACATATTTTCAATGCAGTCTCAACAGCTTCTGCTCCGGTATTCATTGGTAACAACTTGTCAAAACCAAAATATTCTGTGGCATATTTCTCATATTGCCCTAACATATCATTGTAAAAAGCTCTAGACGTTAATGTTAACGTTTTAGCTTGTTCAACCATTGCATTCACAATTTTAGGGTGACAATGTCCTTGATTTACGGCAGAATAAGCAGATAAGAAATCATAATATTTTTTTCCTTCTACATCCCAAACATACACCCCTTCACCTTTACTTAAAACTACTGGTAACGGATGGTAATTGTGAGCTCCATACTTGTTTTCTAAATCGATTGCTTGCTGTGACGTTAATTTTTCTAAAACAGCCATTTCTTTAATTTTAAAAATTTATAAAATAACCATTCCTACTGTACCTTTATTCTTTCGAAGAAGTTCGAAAAAGCAGCGTGGGAGAGAAATCATCCCTAAGAGAGCTGCAATTTAAAAAGATTACAAAAATTACTAAAGAATTCGTGCTTATTTTTTTAAAACTCCATCTTCTATTTATTTAACAAAGTGACTTTTAGTATCATCTTAGGTCTAATTAATTGTATTAACAAAAAATCAACTGAAGAAAATGGAACAAATTTTAAAAACATTTAATGACATTACAGGATCTTTTGGTGGTCCTTTAAGCGCTGTAATTATTATTATTCTTGGATGGTTAATTGCAGGAACAATTAAAAACTTAATTAAACGCGCTTTCTCTAAAACACAAATCGATAAAAAATTAAGCAATGACAATATTAATTTAGGAAACCTAATTAGTAAACTTGTATACTACTTAATTATGATACTAGTTTTTATGTTAGCACTAGAAAAATTAGGCATGACTAGTGTACTTGAACCTGTGAAAGACTTGCTAAATGGTTTTACTAATTTTATCCCTAATATTATAGGTGCTTCCTTGGTTGCTTACATTGGATATATGCTAGCAACAATTGTTTCTGAATTAGTGGAATTATCTGGTGAAACTATTCAAAAATTCACTCCTAAACTACGATTACCTGAAAATATTAATTTAGTACATATCTTAAAGAAAATCGTTTTTATTTTTATTTTCATCCCTCTATTAATTGTGGCTTTAAATATTTTAAATTTTGAAGCTATTTCTGCACCAGCTAGTGATATGCTACAAAGCTTTTTTGAAGCAATTCCTAAAGTATTAGTAGCCACCTTAATTATGATTGTTTTCGTAGTTGGTGGTAAATATTTAAGTGAACTACTTAGCGATTTACTTGGAAGTTTAAATATTAACGAGTTTATGCAGAAAGCTGGTTTAACTTCATTAACTGGAAAAACAAACGTAGAAAAACTAATTGCAAATATTGTATATGCTTTTATTATTTTATTTGGGTTAATGACTGCGATTGATAAGTTAGAGTTCACTAAACTTTCTGAAATGATGGGAACAATTGTAGAACTTGGAGGTAATATTCTTTTTGGGTTATTAATTTTAGCTGTAGGAAATTGGATAGCAAACTTAGCTTCAAAAAACTTTTTAAAGTCAGATGATAATCCATTTATAGCAAATATCATTCGTATTGCTGTTTTAGCTATTTTCTTAGCTATCGGTCTGCGAAGAATGGGAATTGCAGATGATATCATAAATTTAGCTTTTGGTATTACTTTAGGAGCTGTTGCTTTAACAGTTGTATTATCATTTGGTTTGGGCGGACGAGAAGCTGCAGGTAAACAAATGGAAAAAATCTTAGATAAATTCAATAAAAAATAATTCAATTTATATAATAAACAGATCAAAAAACACAGATTAAGATAAATTTCTTATCTGTGTTTTTTTATTCTCTTTTTAAAGATAAGAGTAAAAGTTCTAGTCTTTTTATCTCTCTTAATAAAGCGTTTTTATCCATTTGCATCCAAGCAAATATCTTTAACATACTTACGCCTAATAAAAATATTATTGCTCCCGAAGCCCACTTTATTAGTTCTTTAGCTTCTGAAGCTTCAAAAAATTGAACAAGACAGAATATAAAAAATCCAAAAAAGATTAATGTAATCATATTCATGGCTACTAAAATCCACTTATTTTTCCCTTTGAATAAACCAAATACCATCTGCCACATGGTTTGCTCTTCTAGTTCTTGATAAAAAACAGCTTCTTCTTCTGTTAATGTTTCTTTGATCAATTTATCAATATCTTCAGTAAATTTCATAATGTATTATTTTATTGTATTCTTTAATTTTTCTCTTGCATGAAATAATCTAGATTTCACAGTACCTACCGAAACTTTTAATAATTCACTTATTTCAGTTAATGATCTTTCTTCAACGTAAAAAAGACGAATCACTTGCTGATGTGCAATTGTTAATTCTTTTATTGCTCTACTTAATTTATCTTTCTTTTCATGTATCGATTCTTGGAGTTCTTCTTCTATTTCAGCTTCTCTATACAACATGACATGCCTCGTTTGCCTTTGTTTTTTCCTTAGATAATCTAAAGCTTTCCTTTTTACGATTTGTATCGCCCAACTTTTAAACTTGTTCGCATCTTCTAAAGTATTTAGCTTATTTATTATAGTTACCCAACTTTCTTGAGCTATATCTTTAGCCACAAACGAACTATTTACATACGAGAAAGCGATTTTACAAAAAGACTGATGCCATTTTTTTACCAAGAACACAAGTGCTCTTTTTTCCCCTTTCAAATACGCTTTAACAAGATCTTCATCTGTATGTAGAATTTTATTTTTCATAAGTTGTATTCACTTACATGACGTTTAATTTTACAAAAGGTTCATTTTAATATAAATTAATATTCGAAACCAATCTTAATAAGAGATATCTTTTCTAATTTTGCAATCCTTTAAATCAATATAAAGATGCCAAGAAGAGAACGTAACAAGTTTGTTAAAAGAGGAGAAATTATTGAAATTCTTATTGAAGATTATGCCTTTGGAGGAAAAGGTATAGGACGTATTCGTAACGAACACGGAGAATTTGTAGTTTTTGTTCCCAATACTTTACCAGGACAAACAGTAAAAGCTAGAGTTGCGAAATCTCAGAAAAAATACGCTGAATGTAAATTAATTGATGTTTTAAAAGCTTCTGAAGATGAAATTTCTTCAAATTATCAAGAAGTTCCAGGCGCACCTTACATTCAACTTCCTATAGAAAAACAACACGAGTACAAATACACAAGTACCATGTCGTTATTCAAAAAAATAGGAAAAATTGAAAATATTGAAGATTACTTTGATGAATTTGTGAGTTCGCCAAACGTATTTCATTATAGAAATAAAATGGAATATAGTTTTTCTGCTATTGGTTACGATCGTGAACAAAAAACAGATGTTGATGAATTTACATTAGGTTTTAAGAGACGTGGTGTTTGGTGGATGGGTGAAAACCTAGATAAAGATAGCGGACTTTTTGATGCCGACTTTGAAAATAGTTTAAAAACAATACGAACTTTCTGTGAAGAAACAGGTTTAGCTCCTTGGCATGGACCAAAAAAAGAAGGTTTTTTCAGATATTTTGTAGTACGAAAATCATACAAAACAAACGAGTTGTTATGCAATCTTGTCACTACTTCTAAAGATTTAGATAAATTTAGTTTCCCAAAGTTTATAGCGCTTTTACAAGAATTGTTTGGTGATCGATTAGCTGGTTTATTGCATACTATAAATGATGAAACTGGAGATAGAACAATTGCTACTTCTGGAAGTATTGATTTGGTATATGGTAAAGATAAAATTGTAGAAGAATTACTTGGATT
This genomic stretch from Tenacibaculum jejuense harbors:
- a CDS encoding DEAD/DEAH box helicase, which codes for MNEKNWLHYYKNSLTDSENLAVDIAKIKNLYHQNNSDLSNGFINNKQAEALIDAEERRINRLRGILKKDSSNWHEIDKTKILIAPFHLEYQTDNPKFKQKLIHPFWIYATVNRLGQLSAPKDIFPLIVRNYMTPMADVKNDFIFTSIDTVLDAKEIEPPMPEYEDEVVPWNEYWDYINEVFNAITYKNLYQYRAEKYTTQFKLTYFSVSSKISTAKSILFLYENLLNYDEELPLLSKIITPEQVVKRDAITDHDFLNFNHLHLGQMSDSFPLSVSQRKTLLSYLSAEESSVTAVNGPPGTGKTTLLQSLVATEVVRSAIIGEEPPIVLACSNNNQAVTNIIDSFINSESSLTELSKRWIPNFKGYATYLPSNGKNEKYLGDINFLKGNLFGHEGTLCNLENEEYLEDAEYNFLTEYCNYFNVQSNSIEDAIDHIQDEILIIEEQLIDSVDFPRNHIKSINFINKTLLNEEDHVTRENFNIGKLTAWRTTLSSLKASYKKTDFLPLVKEYFKVNSEELKEPKEWVFKIGESTINDKEKTNTYLKELINHLNIALQTNLKLKSWRKQMNIESFPILKEEELWASEFEKLNSKNTTPRFYYDELDVSLRHKAFLLATHYWEGRWLLATREALEEDTERGTGEQAIMLKWKRRAMLTPCFVATFYMAPSHFLYSQYQGENENGKPIFEYFPLYNFIDLLIIDEAGQVTPEVSIPVFAIAKKAFVVGDLKQIEPIWSIPSRIDKGNLSSLNIIQQEQDMYSLENSGFLASNGCIMKMAQNSCEYETPINNTKEQGLILLEHRRCNDEIIDFCNELAYGGILKPMKGKAREGQAFPSMMAYHINGVSERKYNSRQNIQEVKAIITWLQQNKEKIQDAYNVDHIEEVLGIITPFASQKGELSKALIEAGFKVSNIKLGTVHALQGAERSIILFSSVYTNEDEGTMFFEKDNKPNMLNVSVSRAKDSFILFGDTRIFDETKNTPSGVLKKHLNIYEMAT
- the rocD gene encoding ornithine--oxo-acid transaminase is translated as MAVLEKLTSQQAIDLENKYGAHNYHPLPVVLSKGEGVYVWDVEGKKYYDFLSAYSAVNQGHCHPKIVNAMVEQAKTLTLTSRAFYNDMLGQYEKYATEYFGFDKLLPMNTGAEAVETALKICRKWAYEVKGIDENEAEIIVCKNNFHGRTTTIISFSNDPVARKNFGPFTNGFIKIEYDNLQALEEALANNKNVAGFMAEPIQGEAGVYVPSEGYLAAAKALCEKYNVLFIADEVQTGIARTGRLLATCGNCSCEDKNCSGTPDVKPDILILGKALSGGAYPVSAVLANDEIMNVIRPGNHGSTFGGNPIAAAVAIAALDVVKEEKLAENADRLGKIFREEIGKLVEETELVTLVRGKGLLNAIVINDSEESETAWNICMRLRDNGLLAKPTHGNIIRFAPPLVMNEEELRDCISIIKKTILEFDN
- a CDS encoding mechanosensitive ion channel, which encodes MEQILKTFNDITGSFGGPLSAVIIIILGWLIAGTIKNLIKRAFSKTQIDKKLSNDNINLGNLISKLVYYLIMILVFMLALEKLGMTSVLEPVKDLLNGFTNFIPNIIGASLVAYIGYMLATIVSELVELSGETIQKFTPKLRLPENINLVHILKKIVFIFIFIPLLIVALNILNFEAISAPASDMLQSFFEAIPKVLVATLIMIVFVVGGKYLSELLSDLLGSLNINEFMQKAGLTSLTGKTNVEKLIANIVYAFIILFGLMTAIDKLEFTKLSEMMGTIVELGGNILFGLLILAVGNWIANLASKNFLKSDDNPFIANIIRIAVLAIFLAIGLRRMGIADDIINLAFGITLGAVALTVVLSFGLGGREAAGKQMEKILDKFNKK
- a CDS encoding DUF6768 family protein, with product MKFTEDIDKLIKETLTEEEAVFYQELEEQTMWQMVFGLFKGKNKWILVAMNMITLIFFGFFIFCLVQFFEASEAKELIKWASGAIIFLLGVSMLKIFAWMQMDKNALLREIKRLELLLLSLKRE
- a CDS encoding RNA polymerase sigma factor; translated protein: MKNKILHTDEDLVKAYLKGEKRALVFLVKKWHQSFCKIAFSYVNSSFVAKDIAQESWVTIINKLNTLEDANKFKSWAIQIVKRKALDYLRKKQRQTRHVMLYREAEIEEELQESIHEKKDKLSRAIKELTIAHQQVIRLFYVEERSLTEISELLKVSVGTVKSRLFHAREKLKNTIK